One part of the Mytilus trossulus isolate FHL-02 chromosome 11, PNRI_Mtr1.1.1.hap1, whole genome shotgun sequence genome encodes these proteins:
- the LOC134690643 gene encoding kelch-like protein 24: METCNPFKLYLKDFQNGMQHLREDDLFHDVVLDVQGQTFPCHRVILSAFSNYFRGMFVSGMVESNKNIIELKGLESKCISKVLDYLYGNIKIDPMAAEEILAIAVYLQIDCLRETCELTLGSNLDNSNVIRLWNMSSKEYPECTILRNFCEVYMLSNFSDFSNSVEALHLEPNEVIFLLQHEELCAPTEDVVCEFLMHWFQHDLENRKCYLEDLFKCSNFPLLSGDCLTRFIEHFPLMREDCLQPFVQDAIVYQSNPAVQLDNLTSAMDFRLRSSRETSIVVISFAQNVSDAGLHIEMWRYGLHEKQWEKMSSLPSYPGIGFSTCTYGESTIFLSGGSTANTFFKFDGSDNRWEQMENLPETRCRHCMIGLDDYIYILGGTTSRRTNAIERFCLDLNTWERCGELQMAVDDSSVATAHDKIYVFGGFSPDFDILKMVQCYDTVTKSTTIVSVVPNMYDLIDAVGTNDNIYIIGRQSGKVMKFIVDNAFEPVQVIPRLQESYGIIKHGDSLFLLINDSEESDDIEDRSITSIVEVNLKTGEKIVDHNPLLNTKFDCHCHKLVISKNTYSFKFNRIG, encoded by the coding sequence ATGGAAACCTGCAACCCATTTAAACTTTACTTAAAAGATTTCCAAAATGGAATGCAACATCTCCGTGAAGATGACTTGTTCCATGATGTTGTCCTTGATGTCCAAGGTCAAACCTTTCCTTGTCACAGAGTTATCCTTAGTGCATTTTCAAACTACTTCCGGGGAATGTTTGTATCAGGAATGGTTGAAAGCAACAAAAACATTATTGAGTTGAAGGGTTTGGAgtcaaaatgtatttcaaaagtATTAGACTATCTGTACGGTAACATTAAAATAGATCCAATGGCTGCAGAGGAGATTTTAGCAATAGCCGTTTATCTGCAAATCGACTGTTTAAGAGAAACTTGTGAGTTGACATTAGGAAGTAACTTAGATAATTCCAATGTTATACGACTATGGAACATGTCATCCAAGGAATACCCAGAATGCACTATTCTTAGAAATTTTTGTGAAGTTTATATGCTCTCAAACTTTTCAGATTTTTCAAACTCAGTTGAAGCATTACATTTAGAACCAAACGAGGTCATATTTCTGTTACAACATGAAGAATTGTGTGCACCTACCGAGGATGTGGTATGTGAGTTTTTGATGCATTGGTTTCAACATGACCTTGAGAACAGAAAATGCTATTTGGAGGACTTATTCAAATGCAGTAACTTTCCTCTTCTTTCTGGTGACTGCTTAACAAGATTCATAGAACATTTTCCATTGATGCGAGAGGACTGTTTGCAACCATTCGTGCAAGATGCTATTGTTTATCAAAGCAATCCAGCTGTTCAGCTAGATAACTTGACTTCTGCCATGGATTTCCGTTTAAGATCTAGTAGAGAAACATCTATAGTTGTTATAAGCTTTGCACAGAATGTTAGTGATGCTGGACTGCACATTGAAATGTGGCGCTATGGATTGCACGAAAAACAATGGGAGAAAATGTCTTCCCTTCCATCATACCCTGGTATAGGTTTTTCAACATGTACTTATGGTGAATCAACTATTTTTCTCTCAGGTGGTAGTACAGCAAACACATTCTTTAAATTTGATGGCTCGGATAATCGGTGGGAACAAATGGAGAATTTACCGGAAACCCGTTGTAGACATTGCATGATTGGACTAGatgattatatttatattttaggtgGGACTACGAGTAGGCGAACAAATGCTATTGAAAGATTCTGTTTAGATTTAAACACTTGGGAAAGATGCGGTGAACTCCAAATGGCTGTTGACGATTCATCTGTTGCAACAGCTCATGACAAAATCTACGTTTTCGGTGGATTTTCTCCAgactttgacattttaaaaatggtacAATGTTATGACACAGTCACTAAATCAACAACAATTGTCAGTGTAGTTCCAAACATGTATGATCTTATTGATGCCGTTGGTACAAACGACAATATCTATATCATAGGACGGCAAAGTGGCAAGGTAATGAAGTTTATTGTTGACAATGCTTTTGAACCGGTTCAGGTTATACCAAGGTTGCAGGAATCATACGGAATAATCAAACACGGAGATTCTCTTTTCCTACTAATCAATGACAGTGAAGAAAGTGACGATATTGAAGACCGATCTATAACCTCCATTGTTGAGGTCAATCTGAAAACTGGAGAGAAAATAGTGGACCACAACCCacttttgaatacaaaatttgatTGTCATTGTCATAAATTAGTAATTTCTAAAAATACTTACAGCTTTAAGTTTAATAGAATAGGCTGA